One Huiozyma naganishii CBS 8797 chromosome 5, complete genome DNA segment encodes these proteins:
- the CDC5 gene encoding polo kinase CDC5 (similar to Saccharomyces cerevisiae CDC5 (YMR001C); ancestral locus Anc_6.31) — protein sequence MSLAPLQSINERQLNTRSNAVQTPVKNAAHSSAQHLENKENVPHSNHKRVDFQQQNPHLQDQQPPVKKKKEKLSALCKTPPSLIKTRGRDYHRGHFLGEGGFARCFQIKDESGKIFAAKTVAKISIKSEKTRKKLLSEIQIHKSMRHFNVVQFIDCFEDDTNVYILLEICPNGSLMELLKKRRTVTEPEVRYFMTQICGAIKYMHSRRVIHRDLKLGNIFFDKNYNLKIGDFGLAAVLANDRERKYTVCGTPNYIAPEVLMGKHSGHSYEVDIWSIGVMIYALLIGKPPFQSKDVNMIYERIKNRDFAFPKDKYISNEAKTLIHDILSTDPLERPSIEEIIDYVWFRGIFPSCTLSTVMSEDPNYEQIISAEESYINFQNCLERSGLLNKAKDWQQVSIQQLPEDVDKLGSSYYRPSTILPQSLSPGDTRNKYQEIVDLDAQRKLNDLARESRIRRAKQATLKKDLVANSTNVIKSEISLRILASECSLTLNGILEAEAQKKMGGLPPSRLPPIKHPMIVTKWVDYSNKHGFSYQLSTEDIGVLFNNGCTVLRLADAEEFWYISYDKSEGWVASHYLLKEKPQELLRHLEVVDFFSKYMKANLSRVSTFGREEYHKDDVFLRRYTRYKTFVMFELSDGTFQFNFKDHHKLAISEGGKLVTYISPSHESLTYPLVEVLKYGTIPSYPESNFMEKIVIIKEALKQKSSVIRVD from the coding sequence CAATGAAAGGCAATTGAACACACGGTCAAATGCAGTTCAAACACCGGTCAAAAATGCAGCTCACTCGTCAGCACAACATCTCGAAAATAAGGAGAATGTGCCGCACAGTAATCACAAAAGAGTTGATTTCCAGCAACAAAatcctcatcttcaagaCCAGCAGCCACCTGttaagaagaagaaggaaaaattGTCCGCACTGTGTAAGACTCCACCATCTTTGATCAAAACTAGGGGGAGAGATTACCACAGGGGACATTTCTTGGGGGAAGGTGGGTTTGCCCGTTGTTTCCAGATTAAAGATGAGAGTGGTAAGATATTTGCTGCCAAGACCGTTGCCAAGATCTCCATCAAATCCGAGAAGACTAGAAAGAAGCTACTTTCAGAGATTCAAATCCATAAAAGTATGAGACATTTCAACGTGGTCCAATTCATCGACTGTTTTGAGGACGATACCAACGTGTACATCCTGTTGGAAATATGTCCCAATGGATCCCTGATggagttgttgaagaaaagaaggacTGTCACAGAACCAGAGGTCAGATATTTTATGACACAAATCTGTGGTGCCATCAAATACATGCATTCAAGAAGAGTGATCCATAGAGATTTGAAATTGGGTAATATATTCTTTGACAAGAATTATAACTTGAAGATTGGTGATTTTGGTCTCGCTGCCGTCCTGGCAAACGATAGAGAACGTAAATACACCGTTTGCGGTACACCCAATTACATTGCGCCGGAAGTTTTAATGGGTAAACATTCAGGACACTCGTACGAGGTCGATATTTGGTCCATTGGTGTGATGATATACGCTTTACTAATCGGCAAACCACCTTTCCAATCTAAGGATGTCAACATGATATACGAAAGGATCAAAAACCGCGACTTCGCATTCCCCAAAGATAAATACATCTCAAACGAGGCGAAAACTTTGATCCACGATATTTTATCCACTGACCCTCTAGAAAGACCTTCCATCGAAGAAATAATAGACTACGTGTGGTTTAGAGGTATTTTCCCATCGTGCACCCTGAGTACGGTAATGTCGGAGGACCCAAACTATGAACAAATAATATCAGCAGAAGAGTCCTACAttaactttcaaaactgtctGGAGAGATCCGGTCTGTTGAACAAGGCAAAGGACTGGCAGCAGGTATCCATACAGCAACTTCCGGAAGATGTCGACAAACTTGGCTCCTCATATTACAGACCAAGTACTATACTGCCGCAATCCCTGTCACCTGGCGATACTAGAAATAAATACCAAGAAATTGTCGATCTAGACGCACAAAGAAAGCTAAACGACTTGGCCAGGGAATCGAGAATAAGAAGAGCAAAACAGgcaactttgaagaaagacCTGGTAGCTAACTCGACAAACGTCATCAAATCGGAGATATCTCTAAGAATATTGGCCAGTGAATGCAGTTTGACTCTCAACGGTATCCTGGAGGCAGAGGCACAGAAAAAGATGGGCGGGTTACCACCTTCTAGATTACCTCCTATCAAGCATCCAATGATTGTTACTAAATGGGTAGACTACTCCAACAAACACGGGTTTTCTTACCAATTGTCCACGGAAGATATTGGGgttttgttcaacaacgGCTGCACAGTCCTTCGCTTGGCAGATGCGGAAGAGTTTTGGTATATTAGTTATGATAAAAGTGAAGGTTGGGTTGCAAGTCATTACTTACTGAAGGAAAAACCACAGGAGCTTTTGAGACACTTGGAGGTGgttgattttttttcaaagtacaTGAAGGCAAACTTGAGCAGGGTTTCAACATTTGGAAGGGAAGAGTATCACAAGGATGACGTCTTTTTAAGAAGGTACACGAGATACAAAACATTTGTCATGTTTGAGTTAAGCGATGGTACTTTCCagttcaacttcaaagatcACCACAAACTGGCAATCTCAGAAGGTGGGAAACTGGTCACGTATATTTCCCCATCTCATGAAAGTTTGACGTATCCCCTGGTAGAAGTTTTGAAGTATGGTACAATCCCCAGTTACCCAGAAAGTAATTTCATGGAGAAAATAGTCATCATCAAGGAAGCATTAAAGCAAAAATCTTCAGTTATAAGGGTCGACTAG